The Lewinellaceae bacterium DNA window AGTTCGAAGTCGCGAGGCTTTTCTTTATGATAAATGACCTCTTGTGTTTCACCATTTTCATCCGTCAGATAAAATGAAAAGAAATTGGCATCTACTTCAGGATTATACTTCATTTCTTTATCTCTGGCCAGGGTTCCTACGATCTTAACTTTCTTTCCGGTATGCTGTGCTTCCTTGAAGGTTCCGTAAGTGCTCATATCACCGGATGCCTGAATAATCAGTCCGATTCCAACAACAATCATAATGCCGATGATAATGTGAATTCTTTTCATGCCACACTTACTTTTGGTGATGCAAAGGTATAATGATTATACATTTCATGTCAGTTTCCTTGCAATAAGTTCAAAGCTGCCGGAACATCCTGAACGGGCTGCTTGCAAATACCTTGTTCGCAAACATAAATCCAGGTATGGTCTGGCTGGTACTTCCCCTTTAAAAGAGCCAGGTTTTCTTCCTGGTCACTGCCCATAAACAGATCCATTGGTATAAATTCCTTTTGCATTGCTATCCGCAGTTGATCGGACCGATCTCCTACAATAGCAATTTCGTGGGTTTTTCTGGTCTGGTACCAGGACAGGGTCATCCAGCTGGCCAGAGAGAACGGGTCTTCTGCCTTTACCAGGTACGGATTAACCGCGTTTGCCATTTGAGCTGAATGATCCCGGTACGCATCTATATCCAGTAAAGAGCCCAGCATAAACAGGTTCTGGCCCATAACGGCATTGGGCGTGGGCATGATCTCATCCTGCCATTGTATGGCCCGGACAATTAACTGGTCCTGAAGATCAGAGGTGCTGTAAAAAAGAGGCGAGTCATTCACACCGAAATGTTTCAGGACTTCCTTTGTTAGGGTTTGTGCTCTTTCCAGCCAGATTTTTTCGAATGATAATTCGTAAAGTGAAATGTACGCACGGATCAGATAAGCATAATCTTCCAGATGAGCCGGGCCCTGCGAGTGTTCCCGGATGAAAATACGATGCAAGCCTTCATGTTTGTCGTACAGATTATTCCAGATAAACTCTCCGGTTGCCAGGGCTGCTGTCCGGTAGGCGTGATTTCCCAAGGCCTGGGCACTTTCACTTAATGCTATGATCATCAGGGCGTTCCAGGAGGTGATAGCCTTGGCATCAATAGCTGGTGCGGGGCGTTGAGAACGGATGGATTTAAGTTGATCACGGGCCTCGGCCATAGCCGTGATGATGGCCAGTGAATCCTTACCAAATTTTGACTCCAGGTCTGTCAGGGACCGCGGCGCCTGCAGGATGTTCTTACCCAGTTCCCAATTCCCTGTTGGTTTTGCTCCGTAATAGGCGGTGGCAAGGCTGAAGACGGTGGCATCACGCAGACCTGCCTGCAATTCACTCCATTTCCATTGGTAATAGGTGCCTTCCCCGCCCTCGCTGTCAGCATCCATGCTGCTGTAAAAATAATTTTCGCCGGCCAAATGGGCAAAAACAAAATCAATGGATTCCCGGATGATCCGGGCGTAATTGGGGTCATGGTTGTATTTGTAGCCTTGTGCGTACAACTGGATGAGCAGGGCATTATCGTAAAGCATTTTCTCAAAATGAGGAATGCGCCATTGTTCATCGACCGAATAGCGGGCAAAGCCACCCTCCAGCTGATCGTAGATACCTCCTTCTGCCATTCTGTCCAGAGACAGGAGAACGCCCTGTATGGCCTGGCTGTCCTGCAGCAGGTGGCCGGTGGAAAGAAGATATTGCAGCACCACTGGCATCGGGAATTTGGGCGCGCCGGTAAATCCTCCATTGGTCCAGTCGATTCGGCTCACCAGATTTGCAGTAAATTTTTGAAAATCAGGAGATATCGGACCAGGATCTGTTACCGGTAAAGTCAGGGAACTCCGGATACCTCGCTCCAATTCTGCGGCATAAGCGTTGATCTTGGCCGGGTCCAGGGTATATTGCTGATAAAAATACTGGAGCACCTCCAGAAAGTTCCTGGCAGGGTAATAGGTGCCACTGTAAATCGGTCGGCCATCCGGTAAAGCAAATGTATTCAGAGGCCATCCGCAGGAGCCACCATTACCCATCAGACACGATTGCATGTACAGAGCGTCGATATCCGGACGTTCCTCCCGGTCCACCTTGATCGCAACAAAGTGCTGATTCAGATAACGGGCAACGGCAGTATCGGAGAATGCACCTTCTTCCATAACATGACACCAGTGGCAGGCTGCATAACCGCAACTGATCAATAATAACTTATTTTCTTTCCGTGCTTTGTTCAATGCTTCTTCCGACCAAGGGTACCAGTCAACCGGATTGTGAGCATGCATCAGCAGATAGGGGCTGCTTTCTCCGGCGAGATGATTTTCTGCCGGCGGGGATTGGCAGGAGGCTACGATTTGAATAACCGCAAGCAGAACCAAAAATGTAGTACTACGCATCATTAGCAGCCTTATAACAGGATTTCATTTGAAATTGTTCCAATCTTGAAATAATATTGAGTTTAACGATTTGTTTATAATACCATAATAATTAACACTCTATACTATTGATTTTTTTTAATAGGTTAGAGGATAAATGCTCTTGTTATGGAAAAGTGGCGTCGCCTGAATGGTGAAAAAATTGATAAACCGTTGTATGACACGGTTGCGATGTACATTGAACGCGAACAGGAACTCGGTAATAAACTCAAGTTATGTATCGGCACGGATTCAAGGGTACGAGGTGAATGGGTTGAATATGCCACGGTCATTGTCTTCCTCCGTGAGAAAAAAGGCGGATTCATGCTGATCAACAACTACCGGGTAAAACAGCGCATGTCCTTAAAGGAGCGAATGATCACGGAAGTGGGCCGTTCGGTCGAAATCGCCTACAGCATTCATGATCTGCTGGATAAATACGATGTAGAGTTGGAAGTACACGCCGACATCAATACCGACCCTTCCTTCCGTTCCAATGAAGCCTTGCGGGAAGCCATGGGGTATATTTTGAGTATGGGTTTTGTGTTCAAAGCAAAACCTGAAGCGTTCGCAAGCTCCTGTTGTGCCGATAAAATGGTCAATTAACTAATTATTTCCTCTAAACTGAAACACATTGCTTGGTAGCCGTGTTTGCAGTAAGGAACTCCAAAACCTTTATCCTGGTTAATGGTTCATTCGTAGATAAAATGAATGAATTCGAGCAATTCTATCAATTTTGCAAGATTAACAATTGAACTATGAAGCGATTCATCCTGTTATCGCTCCTATTCTTATTAGGAGCCGGAGGTATGGGAGCCCTCTTTGCCCAGTCCATCCCTTTTGAAGAATACGACCTGCCAAACGGATTGCATGTCATCCTTCACGAAGACCATTCCACCCCGATTGTCGCCGTTTCGGTGATGTATCATGTCGGATCCAAGAATGAAAATCCGGAACGCACCGGATTTGCCCATTTTTTTGAGCATTTACTCTTTGAAGGTTCGGATAATATCGGACGCGGAGAGTATGCCAAATACGTAGAGTCCGCCGGCGGGGTCCTCAATGCGAATACGAGTAATGACCGTACCTATTATTATGAAGTACTGCCTTCCAATCAACTGGCCCTGGGCCTCTGGCTAGAATCCGAGCGTATGATGCATGCCAAGGTGGAAGAAGCAGGGATCGAGACCCAGCGTGAGGTGGTGAAAGAAGAGCGTCGTCAACGCATTGACAATCAGCCGTACGGTACTTTCCTTCAGGAAATCATGGCCCATGCTTTTACGGTCCATCCTTACCGCTGGCCTGTCATCGGGAGTATGGAGCACCTCAACGCTGCTAAAGAGGATGATTACGTACAGTTTTACAAATCATTTTATGTGCCTAATAATGCCGTGCTTTCCATAGCAGGTGATATTGACTCGAAGGAGGCCAGGGATTTGATTGACAAATATTTTGCGCCGATCCCTCAAAGTGCCAAATCCGTTTATCGTCCCGATATTACCGAGCCACCGCTTAAAGGTCCGGTCAGAGATACGGTTTATGACAATATCCAATTGCCTGCTGTGATTCAGGGTTACCGGATACCTGCACAGGGAACGCCCGATTTTTATGCAGTTTCGATGCTGGCACAACTGCTGTCCCAGGGTCAGAGTTCACGCTTTTATAAAGCCCTGGTGGATGAACAGCAAAAGGCTGTTTTTGCCGGTAGTATACCATTGCCATTGGAAGATCCTGGAATCGTAATTGCCTATGGAATTGCTAACCTGAATGTTTCAACCGGTGACCTGGCCGAAGCAATGGACGAGGAGATCATGAAGGTGCAGGATAACCTGATCTCAGAGGAAGAATTCCAAAAGTTGCGCAATCAGGTAGAGAAAGATTTCATTTCTTCCAATACCACGATGGCTCAAATCGCTGAGTCTCTGGCTAATTATTACCTGTATTTCGGTGACTCCAATCTCATCAATACCCAAATAGATAAATACCTGGCGGTGTCCCGCGAAGATATCCAAAGAGTTGCCAGACAATATTTTACGCCAGCAAACCGGGTTGAGATGATCTATTTACCCAAATCAGTAAAACCGTAAACCATGCACACTTTCAATTATAAAAAATACCTGCTGCCGGCTTTGATGACGGCCGGGTTATTTCAAGGCCTTATCGCTCAGGATTTTCGTACGCATGCTCCGGAACCAGGTCCGGCCAAGCCAATCGAAATAGCGACGTCGGATCAGTTTGAACTGGAGAATGGGTTGAAGGTTATCCTGGTTGAAAACCATAAAATACCGGTTGTCAATTTCCAGTTGTTCATCAACCGGGACCCGTTGGTTGAGGGTGAATTTGCCGGATTTTCCTCGATGGCCGGTGATTTGCTGGCTACTGGAACGACTTCACGGACTAAAGCAGATGTGGATGAAGCCATCGACTTTATCGGGGCCTCCTTATCGACGTCCTCGACCGGAGCATTTGGCAGTACCCTTACCAAGCATGCCGATGCCTTTCTGGATGTCTTTTCCGATGTTATTTTAAATCCGGTTTTTCCGGAGGAAGAGTTTACAAAGCTGAAGACCCAAATGTTATCCAACCTGGCTGCAGCTAAGGCAGAGCCGGAAAGCATTGCCAGCAATGTCGTAAGCAAGGTGAATTACGGTGCGGAGCATCCCTATGGCGAAGTACAGACGGAACAAACAACCAATGCCATTACCCTACAGAAATGCAAAGACTATTATCAGGATTACTTCAAACCCAATCTGGCCTTTCTGGTGATCGTAGGCGATGCCAGTCATGATCAGGCCAAATCATGGGCCGAAAAATATTTTGGCAATTGGAAACCGGGTCCGGTGCCTCGTACGGTTGTGCTTCCGGTTGCACTTCCTGAAGAGACAGCGGTACGATTTGCCGATAAATCAGGTGCGGTGCAATCCGTCATCCAGGTGACGCAGCCTGTTGACTTGAAGCCGGGCGATAAAGATGTTATCGCCGTGCGCCTGATGAACAACATTCTGGGTTATGGTGGATTTTCCGGCAGATTGTTTCAGGACCTGCGGGAAGACAAAGGTTATACCTACGGTGCCTATTCGTCACTGAATAGTGATCCGTATGTTGCCCTGTTCAACGCAGAGACCAGTGTACGGAATGAGGTTACGGATAGTTCGGTGGAAGCGATCCTTTACGAGATAAAAAGAATCAGGGATGAACCAGTAACCGAGAAGGAGTTGCAGTTGACAAAAAACATCACTTCCGGGCAGTTTGCCCGGGCCATGGAACGGCCACAGACCATTGCAAGTTTTGCGTTAAACATTGCCAGGTATGGTTTGCCTGCAGATTATTATCAAACCTACCTCCAGCGTATGGAGGATGTTACGATAGCGGATATCCAGCGGGTTGCCCGCAAATACCTCCAGCCGGATCACCTCAATATCGTCGTGGTTGGCAATAAAGATGAAGTCGTCGATCACTTGAAAGATTTCGGTCCACTCTATTACTACGATAACAATGGGGATCCGGTCGAGATCAACACGACTGATGTCAGTAATGTGTCCCCGGAATGGGTGATAAAAGGTTATCTCGAGGCCATTGGTGGTGAAAATAAGCTGAACCAGATCAAAAATGTAAAGGCCGAAATGGTAGCCAAAACACCGATGGGCGAAATTTCGATGGAGGTTATTCACAAAGGCAACGCCAAATCGGTAACGAAGATCAGCGCCCAGGGAATGGTCGTCCAGGAGCAACGTTTCGATGGAGAAAAAATCCAGTTCTCGCAGATGGGTAACAAAGAAGTTATCGATGATCCGGCCATGGTGAACCGCTTTAAAGAAAGCGCCGCCTATTTTGAGGACTTGAAATTCCTGCAGGATGGGTATGTAGCGGAGGTGAAAGGCGTGGAGAATATTGAGGGGGTTCCAGCCTATAAGATTGAAGTCACCAGCCCCTCCGGATTGTCATCCACCTTTTATTATGCGGTAGACAGTAAGTTGAAAATCCGTCAGGTACAATCCGATGAGGGAAATACCACCAATATTGATTACAAGGATTATGAAGACCACGATGGAATATTGGTGCCTAAAATCATGTCTATCAGTGGCTCGACTCCGGTGCCGATGTCCTTTGAACTTTCCAGCATCGAATTTAACCCGGATCTGGATGATACCTTGTTCTCCATCGAAAAGTGAGATAATAATTGGACCAACTAAACATGATTGCAATGAGAAAATTTATCCCGTTCTACGCAGTAATACTATTTCTGGTATCGGTAGGTTGTTCACCCAAAATGGCGCCCCAGGCTTCAGGTGAGGGCATGCCGATGGATTCTAAATCAACGCCCGCTCCAACCACCGGTGAAGGAGTCATCAAAGCCTACCTGGCTTCCATTGGCGGTCAGGACAAACTTGCTAAGGTTAATGATATCCAGGTTACCATGGAAGGAAATACGGCAATGGGAACCATAACAATGACGACGATGAAAAAAGGGAATACCAAGTTGGCCATGACCATCGAATCCAACGGCATGGTTTTTATGGATCAGCGTTACAATGGAACCAAGGCATCAATCTCATCACCCCAGGGAAGCCAGGAGATAACGGATGAAGAAACCTTGAAAAATTTTTCACGTCAGGCGGCATTGTTTCCGGAGTTGAATTATTTCAAGGATGGCTATACGGTAGAGCTGGTTGGCAGCGAGGAAGTGAAAGGCAATAGCCTGCAGGTCGTAAAAATTACAACTCCTGATAATACCGAAATCAAAGAATATTACGATCCGGAAACCCATTTGAAAGCGAAGACAGAAATAGAAGCAGAAGTGCAGGGTATGAAGCGAACCATTGTAAATGAAACCGGCGATTATCGTGATGTGGACGGAATCAGGATCCCTTACTCACTTACCATTACGGGTGCCATGCCAATGGCACTAAAGCTAGAGGTTTCGGGCGTAAAAATAAACAGTGGACTTCCGGATAGCCTCTTTGAGTCGAATTAAGGAAGTA harbors:
- a CDS encoding cytochrome c maturation protein CcmE — protein: MKRIHIIIGIMIVVGIGLIIQASGDMSTYGTFKEAQHTGKKVKIVGTLARDKEMKYNPEVDANFFSFYLTDENGETQEVIYHKEKPRDFELSEKIVLTGQMLDGTFRATDILLKCPSKYKDEELKMKS
- a CDS encoding insulinase family protein — its product is MKRFILLSLLFLLGAGGMGALFAQSIPFEEYDLPNGLHVILHEDHSTPIVAVSVMYHVGSKNENPERTGFAHFFEHLLFEGSDNIGRGEYAKYVESAGGVLNANTSNDRTYYYEVLPSNQLALGLWLESERMMHAKVEEAGIETQREVVKEERRQRIDNQPYGTFLQEIMAHAFTVHPYRWPVIGSMEHLNAAKEDDYVQFYKSFYVPNNAVLSIAGDIDSKEARDLIDKYFAPIPQSAKSVYRPDITEPPLKGPVRDTVYDNIQLPAVIQGYRIPAQGTPDFYAVSMLAQLLSQGQSSRFYKALVDEQQKAVFAGSIPLPLEDPGIVIAYGIANLNVSTGDLAEAMDEEIMKVQDNLISEEEFQKLRNQVEKDFISSNTTMAQIAESLANYYLYFGDSNLINTQIDKYLAVSREDIQRVARQYFTPANRVEMIYLPKSVKP
- a CDS encoding thioredoxin domain-containing protein, producing the protein MMRSTTFLVLLAVIQIVASCQSPPAENHLAGESSPYLLMHAHNPVDWYPWSEEALNKARKENKLLLISCGYAACHWCHVMEEGAFSDTAVARYLNQHFVAIKVDREERPDIDALYMQSCLMGNGGSCGWPLNTFALPDGRPIYSGTYYPARNFLEVLQYFYQQYTLDPAKINAYAAELERGIRSSLTLPVTDPGPISPDFQKFTANLVSRIDWTNGGFTGAPKFPMPVVLQYLLSTGHLLQDSQAIQGVLLSLDRMAEGGIYDQLEGGFARYSVDEQWRIPHFEKMLYDNALLIQLYAQGYKYNHDPNYARIIRESIDFVFAHLAGENYFYSSMDADSEGGEGTYYQWKWSELQAGLRDATVFSLATAYYGAKPTGNWELGKNILQAPRSLTDLESKFGKDSLAIITAMAEARDQLKSIRSQRPAPAIDAKAITSWNALMIIALSESAQALGNHAYRTAALATGEFIWNNLYDKHEGLHRIFIREHSQGPAHLEDYAYLIRAYISLYELSFEKIWLERAQTLTKEVLKHFGVNDSPLFYSTSDLQDQLIVRAIQWQDEIMPTPNAVMGQNLFMLGSLLDIDAYRDHSAQMANAVNPYLVKAEDPFSLASWMTLSWYQTRKTHEIAIVGDRSDQLRIAMQKEFIPMDLFMGSDQEENLALLKGKYQPDHTWIYVCEQGICKQPVQDVPAALNLLQGN
- a CDS encoding insulinase family protein, yielding MHTFNYKKYLLPALMTAGLFQGLIAQDFRTHAPEPGPAKPIEIATSDQFELENGLKVILVENHKIPVVNFQLFINRDPLVEGEFAGFSSMAGDLLATGTTSRTKADVDEAIDFIGASLSTSSTGAFGSTLTKHADAFLDVFSDVILNPVFPEEEFTKLKTQMLSNLAAAKAEPESIASNVVSKVNYGAEHPYGEVQTEQTTNAITLQKCKDYYQDYFKPNLAFLVIVGDASHDQAKSWAEKYFGNWKPGPVPRTVVLPVALPEETAVRFADKSGAVQSVIQVTQPVDLKPGDKDVIAVRLMNNILGYGGFSGRLFQDLREDKGYTYGAYSSLNSDPYVALFNAETSVRNEVTDSSVEAILYEIKRIRDEPVTEKELQLTKNITSGQFARAMERPQTIASFALNIARYGLPADYYQTYLQRMEDVTIADIQRVARKYLQPDHLNIVVVGNKDEVVDHLKDFGPLYYYDNNGDPVEINTTDVSNVSPEWVIKGYLEAIGGENKLNQIKNVKAEMVAKTPMGEISMEVIHKGNAKSVTKISAQGMVVQEQRFDGEKIQFSQMGNKEVIDDPAMVNRFKESAAYFEDLKFLQDGYVAEVKGVENIEGVPAYKIEVTSPSGLSSTFYYAVDSKLKIRQVQSDEGNTTNIDYKDYEDHDGILVPKIMSISGSTPVPMSFELSSIEFNPDLDDTLFSIEK